The window ATCCACACTTACGCCCATTAGATCTGCCGCCTCAATATTGGAAAGCTCCTGATAATATTGCAACACCAAAGCCTCCCGCTGTCGGTTAGGCAATATTGCCAGCGCGGCACTAATCATGTCACCTTGCTGCGATTTGTCTAAACGCTGCTCGGGTATCAGCGCTGGGTCTATTAGTTCTGGCGTACTCTCATCGCTGTAATCTTTGTCAGTATAGTCTTTGCGAGTACGTAACCTGTCGTAACATAAGTTAAGCGCTACTTTATGTAGCCAAGTGTCAAACTTAGCACCGCCAGACTGCCAATTTTCAGCATGTTTCCATACACGAAGAAAAGTTTCCTGCGTGACGTCCTCGGCTTCACCACGGTCATTGAGCATGCGCATACCCAGCGCGAGCAATCGTGAAAGCTTTTTAGTAACCATCTCCCGAATAGCCGATTGATCGCCTCGCGCAATACGCGGCAACAATTCGGCATCAGGGTCGAGTTCATTCATGCAGTTTTTCCAGTTCTTTCATGCTTAAACGTGGGTATTGAAAATATCCGTCGGTTAATTTTAAAAAGTTTAGCGCCATTAGTATTTGCTCGGGTGATATTAATACAACTTATGCAAGTGCATTATCTGAAAACAGCTCGCTTGAAAACTGTAATGTTATCCCCATTAAAAGATTACTGTTTTTAATACCCAATTTCGATACAAATAAGTAAGGAGCTAAATTTATGTCCGCAGAGACCGCACAAAAAGAAATTCATCCAAAAGAATCCATGGCCTTTCAGGCAGAAGTGAAACAACTGCTTCAATTGATGATTCACTCGCTATACAGTAACAAAGAAATTGTGTTGCGTGAGTTGATTTCTAACGCATCGGATGCGGCTGATAAATTGCGTTTTGAAGCTGTAAGTAATGGTGGGCTTTATGAAGGCGATAGTGAGTTAAAGATTCGCATTGCGTTCGATAAAGAAGCACGTACAGTGACCATTAACGATAACGGCATTGGTATGAGCCGTGATGAAGTGATTGCTAACATTGGTACGATAGCAAAATCGGGCACGAAAGAATTTTTTAATGCGCTTTCTGGCGACCAAGCCAAGGATGCGAATTTGATTGGTCAGTTTGGTGTGGGCTTTTATTCAGCTTTTATTATTGCGGATAAAGTCACATTAACGACTCGTCGTGCTGGCGCTACAACTGCAGTGCGTTGGGAGTCAGCAGGTGAGGGCGATTTCACATTAGAAGATGCTGATAAAACTACTCGCGGTACTGAGATTGTCTTGCACTTACGTGAAGGCGAAGACGAATTTCTAAGTGATTGGAAACTCAAAACGATTATTCGCAAGTATTCAGACCATATTACTTTACCTATCGTGATGAAAAAATCCGAGTGGAAAGATGGCGCTGAAGTGGCAACCGATGAAGATGAAACGGTAAATAAAGCGTCAGCATTATGGGCGCGTAGCAAAAACGATATTACCGAAGAAGAGTATCAAGAGTTCTACAAACACGTTTCTCACGACTTTGAGAATCCACTAGCCTATACGCACAGCCGTGTAGAAGGTAAGCAAGAATATATTTCACTGCTTTATATTCCAGGCAAAGCGCCGTTTGACTTGTATGACCGTGACCGCCGTCATGGCATTAAGTTGTATGTGAAACGCGTATTCATTATGGAAGATGCTGAGAAGTTGATGCCGCAGTATCTACGTTTTGTACGTGGCGTGATTGATACCTCTGATTTGCCATTAAACGTTTCACGTGAGATTTTGCAATCTAGCCGCGATGTAGATGCGATTAAAGCGGGTTCGACCAAGAAAATCTTGGGCGTGTTGGAAGACATGGCTGAAAATAAGCCAGAAGATTACAAGAAGTTTTACGCTGAGTTCGGACGTGTATTGAAAGAAGGCCCAGGTGAAGATTTTGCTAATAAAGACAAAATTGCTGGCTTGCTAAGATTTGCTTCAACCAAGGCGGATACTGACGTTCAAGAAGTTTCGCTAAAAGACTACATTGCACGCATGCAGCCTGAGCAAGATGTGATTTACTACATTACCGCAGAAAGCTTCGCCGCAGCACAACATAGTCCGCATTTAGAGATTTTCCGCAAAAAAGGTATTGAAGTATTGCTGATGTCTGACCGTGTGGACGAATGGCTACTTGGCAGCTTGACTGAATTTGAAGGTAAGAAATTACAGTCTATCGCCAAAGGTGATTTAGATTTAGGCAAACTTGAATCTGATACTGAAAAAGAGATTCAAAAGAAAATTGAAGAAGAAGCAAAAACCTTGGTTGAGAAGATTAAAAACTCACTGGGCGATCAAGTAAAAGATGTACGCGTGACACACCGCTTAACTGATTCACCAGCATGTTTGGTGAGTGATGCCAATGATTTGTCAGGCAACTTAGCGCGTATGTTAAAAGCGGCAGGACAAAATACGCCAGACGCTAAGCCTATCTTGGAGATCAACCCAGCACATAAATTGGTTAAACGTCTTGAGGCAGAAGCAGCTGATGCAGTTTTTAGCGATTTAGCTTTTGTGTTATTTGACCAAGCTTTGTTGGCTGAAGGCGGAACGCTGAATGACCCTGCGAGCTTTGTTAAACGTATGAATAGTTTAATTAGCTAAGCTTTATTGAGTACATTAGGTAATAAAAGTTAAGCATGACAAAAGCCCGTGCAACGTAAGTTGGGCGGGCTTTTTTCTGCCGTTCACATATAGTCAGTCATTAGAAGCAATCAAACAATACTCACCACTACCTTACCTTTAGCTCGACCTTCTTCGAGATAGGCAAGTGCTTCCTTTGCTTGATTGAAGGGAAATACCTTATCGATGACTGGCTGGATATGCCCTGCATCTAGCAGCTTACCGATCTCTGCGAGCTGATGACCATCAGGATGTACAAACAGGAATGAATATTCGATACCGCGCTTCTTAGCTTGGCGAATAATCTTAGCACTCATCAACCCGAACACGAATGCCATGAGAAAGTTCATGCTTCTGGCGCGAGCGAACGCCGCGTCTAGAGGGCCAATGAGCGAGACGATAATACTCTTGGGGTTCAAAATGCCAATAGATTTCTCGATCACGTCACCTTTGATGGTACCAAGCACCACATCATAGCCCTGCAGCACTTTCTCGAACGCCTGCTTCTTGTAATCAACCACCTCATCGGCGCCAAGGCGTTGAACTAGGCTCACATTAGCCGTACTGGTGGTGGTCCCCACCTTTGCACCAAGATGTTTTGCGAGTTGGATTGCGAACGTGCCTATACCTCCCGAACCAGCAGGGATGAATACCTTTTGGCCAGGCTTGAGATGTGCGCGTTCTTTAAGTGCTTGCCACGATGTGAGTCCTACCATAGGGATCGAAGCTGCTTGTACAAAGTCCAGATTTGCTGGTTTGATTGCGGCTGCGCTCTCGGGCACAACAGCAAACTCAGCAAGTGCTCCCGTGCCTAGGTCGAGGATGCTGGCATAAACGGCATCGCCCGGTTTGAAACGCGTGACGCGACTTCCCACTTCCACTACGATACCCGCCAAGTCGCTGCCCATCGTAGCTGGTAGCTTAAACTTAAGGATGGGCTTGAACGTTCCTTTTGGAATCACATTGTCTATCGGATTCAGACCAGCGGCAAAGATCTGAACGAGCATTTCGTTCGGCTTGATTTTAGGTCGGGGGATATCGGCGAATGCGAGTTGATCGGATTTACCATAACGCTTTAAGATAAGTGCTTTCATTTCTATTTCCTATCAGTTTTACTCCTGCCATTACTGTTTCGGCCATTTGATTTACTGCCTGAACAACAGACGGTCATGAATAGTAGGCTTAATACAACTTCTATGAAAACGGCGGAGAAAATGCCGCTGGTTGCATGCCCTGTAGCAAACTCATAAACTCCGAGGGCTGCCAATATCATGCAGGACGTTATCACTCCGTAGATGAGCGCTGTACGAGTTGTCGAATGTTCTGCGGTTCTAACCATGAAAAACATCACAGCGAGACCTGTATAAAGCGCTGCTATTCGTCTTGCAAGTAACCCCGACTCGATCGTTAATTCCACTCCCCAGCTTGCTAGTATCTTATCTGGTGCAAACATTAAGATGGCCGCCAACAGTATAAATAGGATTGAAGTGAGTACTGAAAGTCGATAAAAAGATAAAAATTTCATGGTGATATCTTATGGTTGGTTAGCTATTTTTTCTAGAGAGTCAAGTTTTAACTCTTTACGAATGCCGATATCAACCAATGCAGCAGGCGCAAACCTTCTCAGGAAACTCAAGCGGCATGCTAATTTTCCAGCGGCATAACGCAGCTTAGGATGTTTGGCATTGGCGGCTTTTCGTACGACGTTGGCGACAACTTTTGGATCATCGCCACCTGCAACAGCGATTTTAATTAATTTCGCAAGTGCTTTCCGTGCAAGGTTGTACTCATCTACTTTAGCGTCTACTTCTAGGGTGTTGGCTTCAAACTGCGTATTGGTATAACCAGGCTCAACCACAGAAACACGAATGCCCCTTGTTCGCAGTTCATGATCTAGAGATTCTGAGAAGCCTTCTACTGCATGCTTAGTAGCCGCATAAGTTGCCATATATGGTGCCGGTATCAGCCCAAGAATGGAGCCGATGTTGATGATGCGACCTTCGCCCTGTTTTCTCATATAAGGCACAACAGCGCGCGTCATGCGGACAATGCCAAAAAAATTCGTATCAAAAATCATTTTGGTTTGTTCAATTGAACTTTCTTCAGCGCCACCTGGTGCTACACCGAAGCCCGCGTTATTAACCACTAGATCAATACGACCTTCAATTTGGATGACTTCTTTTAATGCTGCTTCTATAGATTCTTCGCTATTTACATCCAGCGCAATCATCTTGTATGGGCGTTGGGCGCCTTGTGCGCCCTTACGACTCGTTCCGTAAACCTTATAACCAGAATTTGCGAGTAACTCTGCTGTAGCCTCACCGATTCCTGATGACGCACCTGTCACAATTGCGATCTTGCTTTTCATATTTCTCTCCTTTAATTCAGTTAGTAAAAAATGCTATATAAATATGATATCCATCATATTTAATGTCAAAAAAAAGCCAAAGTACTTAATGAAAAATTAATCACTCTTTGGCATCGTAGTGTTTTAAAGTGGCTTGGCGGAAATCTTCGCTAAGCTCAGGGTCAGCTACCGCACGAGCTAACAATAATGTACCCACCATCGTTGATAACATGACTAGCGCCTTTTCATATGTATTAGATTGGCGATCTGATAATCGACTTTTAATAAGTGCTATCATTTCCTTGATACGGCAAGTAGAGGCTTTTCTCACTTCAGGTGCCTGGCGCGGCATTTCCGAACCAAGGGCGGCTAAAGAGCATCCAGTTTCAATGTTAGCCATGTGCTCATTTGATAAATAAACATTCATCAGAGCTTGCAATGCTTGGTCCTCAGGAACTTCAGCAAATACTCTTTCAGCAATAGCAATAGTCTCTGCACCAGCTTGATCTGCGGCTTCTGCGAGCATGGCATCACGCGATGCAAAATGTGCGTAAAAACCGCCATGTGTGAGGCCTGCTTCTTTCATAATGTCAGCTACACCCGTGCCATCGTAACCACTTCTACGGATTGCTCGCGCAGCGGTTTCCACAATACGTGTATGCGTAATTTCTTTACGGCTGGAAGTATTCTGTTTAGACATTGTTTTTTTCATGACGACCATCATATATGATAACCATCATAAAATGCAAATAAAATATATTTTTACGTATTTAAATATATTGAATATTAAATGTTGACATTGTAAATAAGAATCATTATCATTTAATCATAATATTAAGTAGTGAAAGTCTTACATGGCAAATTGCAATAAACAGTTAAATAGTACTCAGCAACAGTACAGTGTTGGGGAGTATGACCCAGATTTGCCAAATGCAAATGCAGTGATGGCGGCGATTTGCTGTGTGAGCTCGCAATATATTGTGCATCCGTCCGCTGATTTGGCAATGCTGGTTGCAGACTTGGCACACAAACTTACGGCACCACAATATGCTGAATCTAAGTTAGTCACTGAGGTTGCAAAACGCTTGGTGTATCAGTGGGATGAAATTGTGCGCGAGCAGCAAGCCAGCTTAATGGATGCCACGCCATTGAGCGAATCACTGCATTAACTTGCAGCAAAAATTAACGATGAGAAATGCAAGAAGTTACCCATTTAAAAAATAACAGAGAGTACATATGTCACGATTAACCGGCCCAAGATTAAAAATTATGCGTTCATTAGGTGTTGATTTGCCAGGGTTATCGCGCAAAACGATTGAAGCTAGACCAACGCCACCAGGTCAACATGGTATGAAGGCTATGCGCCGCCGTAAGTCTGACTATGGTGTGAAGTTGCAAGAAAAGCAAAAACTGCGTTTTAACTATGGGTTAACTGAACGCCAAATGCGCCGCTTAATCATAGAAGCGCGTAAAGGTAGCGAGCCGACTGGTGATAACTTTTTACAATTATTAGAACGTCGTTTAGATAACGTTGTTTTTAGAGCAGGATTTGCGCCATCAGCCATCTCTGCACGTCAATTAGTCACACATGGGCATGTTATTTTGAATGGTAGGTCGGTGAATATTCCATCGATTCGCGTGAAGTTAGCCGATGAAATTTCACTTAAAGTGACTAGTTTGAAAATACCACTGGTGATTGAAACGCTAGCTAAACCAGTATTAGACCGCCCAGATTGGCTGCAATGGGACGAAACCGATAAACGCATCAAAGTGGCACATCTGCCCGATGCTGACCAAGTACCATTTCCGATTGATGTTCAGCAAGTTGTTGAATATTACTCAAACCGAATTTAAGCGCTGACTAACACAGTGCTTAAATACTAGGTTGATGCGAATCAATCTATAAAGCTGTAACTGCACGGTGACGTGCATCTCCTTGTATTATCTTTATGACCGCATTGAATTTATTCATGTCAGACGGTCACTTTTTTTAACTTAAAGTAATTGAGCTTACCTTCAAACAAACGATGATTGGATATGGTGATGAGAGAAGATGAAGATTGCAGAAAAATAGTGCTCGCTGGTGCTGAGGGTTGCAGAATTGTGTATTGCGAAGGTTGCCAAGTTGCTGAGGTAGAGCTAGGTGCCATCAGTGTGCGCTTAGAATTAACGGCGTTATATAACTTACAAACAGTCTTAGGTCATGCTGTTATCAAATTATCGGTACTTAAGGCCATTAAAGTGTCACCTGGATTTCAGTACGATCAACTTAATTTAGAGTGAAGTTAAAAAATATTCAATTGACCTGTGCGATTTTAAAAGTAAGGGCTAGAATAAAAGTTAGGTAGTTGCTTATTTAGCGGCATAAACATGGCATATTCTTTGCTAGAATATACAT is drawn from Methylotenera versatilis 301 and contains these coding sequences:
- the rpsD gene encoding 30S ribosomal protein S4, yielding MSRLTGPRLKIMRSLGVDLPGLSRKTIEARPTPPGQHGMKAMRRRKSDYGVKLQEKQKLRFNYGLTERQMRRLIIEARKGSEPTGDNFLQLLERRLDNVVFRAGFAPSAISARQLVTHGHVILNGRSVNIPSIRVKLADEISLKVTSLKIPLVIETLAKPVLDRPDWLQWDETDKRIKVAHLPDADQVPFPIDVQQVVEYYSNRI
- a CDS encoding oxidoreductase, with amino-acid sequence MKSKIAIVTGASSGIGEATAELLANSGYKVYGTSRKGAQGAQRPYKMIALDVNSEESIEAALKEVIQIEGRIDLVVNNAGFGVAPGGAEESSIEQTKMIFDTNFFGIVRMTRAVVPYMRKQGEGRIINIGSILGLIPAPYMATYAATKHAVEGFSESLDHELRTRGIRVSVVEPGYTNTQFEANTLEVDAKVDEYNLARKALAKLIKIAVAGGDDPKVVANVVRKAANAKHPKLRYAAGKLACRLSFLRRFAPAALVDIGIRKELKLDSLEKIANQP
- the htpG gene encoding molecular chaperone HtpG; the protein is MSAETAQKEIHPKESMAFQAEVKQLLQLMIHSLYSNKEIVLRELISNASDAADKLRFEAVSNGGLYEGDSELKIRIAFDKEARTVTINDNGIGMSRDEVIANIGTIAKSGTKEFFNALSGDQAKDANLIGQFGVGFYSAFIIADKVTLTTRRAGATTAVRWESAGEGDFTLEDADKTTRGTEIVLHLREGEDEFLSDWKLKTIIRKYSDHITLPIVMKKSEWKDGAEVATDEDETVNKASALWARSKNDITEEEYQEFYKHVSHDFENPLAYTHSRVEGKQEYISLLYIPGKAPFDLYDRDRRHGIKLYVKRVFIMEDAEKLMPQYLRFVRGVIDTSDLPLNVSREILQSSRDVDAIKAGSTKKILGVLEDMAENKPEDYKKFYAEFGRVLKEGPGEDFANKDKIAGLLRFASTKADTDVQEVSLKDYIARMQPEQDVIYYITAESFAAAQHSPHLEIFRKKGIEVLLMSDRVDEWLLGSLTEFEGKKLQSIAKGDLDLGKLESDTEKEIQKKIEEEAKTLVEKIKNSLGDQVKDVRVTHRLTDSPACLVSDANDLSGNLARMLKAAGQNTPDAKPILEINPAHKLVKRLEAEAADAVFSDLAFVLFDQALLAEGGTLNDPASFVKRMNSLIS
- a CDS encoding RNA polymerase sigma factor, with protein sequence MNELDPDAELLPRIARGDQSAIREMVTKKLSRLLALGMRMLNDRGEAEDVTQETFLRVWKHAENWQSGGAKFDTWLHKVALNLCYDRLRTRKDYTDKDYSDESTPELIDPALIPEQRLDKSQQGDMISAALAILPNRQREALVLQYYQELSNIEAADLMGVSVDALESLLSRARRNMRALLAEQGVHKA
- a CDS encoding TetR/AcrR family transcriptional regulator, whose amino-acid sequence is MKKTMSKQNTSSRKEITHTRIVETAARAIRRSGYDGTGVADIMKEAGLTHGGFYAHFASRDAMLAEAADQAGAETIAIAERVFAEVPEDQALQALMNVYLSNEHMANIETGCSLAALGSEMPRQAPEVRKASTCRIKEMIALIKSRLSDRQSNTYEKALVMLSTMVGTLLLARAVADPELSEDFRQATLKHYDAKE
- a CDS encoding NADP-dependent oxidoreductase — encoded protein: MKALILKRYGKSDQLAFADIPRPKIKPNEMLVQIFAAGLNPIDNVIPKGTFKPILKFKLPATMGSDLAGIVVEVGSRVTRFKPGDAVYASILDLGTGALAEFAVVPESAAAIKPANLDFVQAASIPMVGLTSWQALKERAHLKPGQKVFIPAGSGGIGTFAIQLAKHLGAKVGTTTSTANVSLVQRLGADEVVDYKKQAFEKVLQGYDVVLGTIKGDVIEKSIGILNPKSIIVSLIGPLDAAFARARSMNFLMAFVFGLMSAKIIRQAKKRGIEYSFLFVHPDGHQLAEIGKLLDAGHIQPVIDKVFPFNQAKEALAYLEEGRAKGKVVVSIV